A single region of the Drosophila takahashii strain IR98-3 E-12201 chromosome 2R, DtakHiC1v2, whole genome shotgun sequence genome encodes:
- the Patronin gene encoding patronin isoform X19, with protein sequence MDVETQEIRQARQRASVKWLLSKAFNNRVPDNLKEPFYRDHENQERLKPQIIVELGNATLYCQTLSNLYSDPNYQSMNHWSIIQTLARKGVPVAETSDMPITETVLIQTNPLRINAHMSVIESLMVLYAKEISSGDRVMAAIRRISGNNYQAPPGQSYEQALLGWISHACAALKKRIIKEVDAGLPDDNGSRLQTPDIPPVRDFQDLCDGICLALLISYYCPKVVPWTSVRINYLPAVEDSIHNILLVCNFSQKHLPYSVFHMTPEDVTYMRGSMKLNLVLLLTDLFNLFEIHPAKCVCYPGMDGQAFVVHKSRGITTLASMHSQQQQQLHQQHQQQQQQQQQQQYQQHPSHSQLQIQQQQEPLVPARLRQAKEKTNVESKADERGDFVAAGRPSNWEQSRRPSFAGRRSRRNSSSEDSQLTIENFGGSQDQLNTLGRYERDRERKLSNTSVGGSGYPVEPAVAVRSSIADARGTLQLGYDTDSGSEKQDRETEKYSMRRQVSVDNVPTVSSHNLSNAGSPLPVARHKQHSSDKDYGSNSGVTMTPDTPYNDTRSTSGYDPESTPVRKSSTSSMPASPAAWQLDVGDDDMRSLENASKLSTIRMKLEEKRRRIEQDKRKIEMALLRHQEKEDLESCPDVMKWETMSNESKRTPDMDPVDLDKYQQSIAIMNMNLQDIQQDIHRLATQQSQMQAQHLQAQQLMQAQQIANMLNQQQTYGSQQHLADHHYQQPRPMQQSFGSSPHLPQAYNAPVSAYSSRPPSRDPYQQQLHQQHQQQQPMAMPQYVNEHGQYMSPPQPAHYMQQQPQQQQQQQPQSIYSDNGAAYNNHSPYGGGAPQYRSSVVYDDYGQPTNHFYLHESSPQPQAHPHPQRRTWAHSAAAAAYEQQQQIQQPLVDVNAWQTQQHQQQKQKQTWMNRPPSSVGAPSPGSFVLHQNGGGNNGGGGELQHLFQVQASPQHAQRQVSGSNGVQRQQSLTNLRDNRSPRAPQQMGMPMQHEDMMAPQSICFIGDEEDVDELERNIIESMQSTRISDFVHQQQQQHQQQLQQQQQRLQGHSGRGSSSEDYDSGEMISNKLNITSGNLTYRIPSPSRPSIQANSFQDPRSPMAAASGEEPPEKGFYISFDDEQPKRPKPPLRAKRSPKKEAPPGGRDSVDNQATLKRESLSQLHNNNNIGFGGGEDVVSSKPVTRHSIHGLSNSNSVKSPGNATYNKYTDEPPIQLRQLAVSGAVSPTGNERRHLEDVTNQTHQQQQQQPMSPTRLQQSSNNAEAAKNKALVIGADSTNLDPDSVDEMERRKEKIMLLSLQRRQQQEEAKARKEIESSQKREKEREKEEERSRKKEEQIARRAAILEQHRLKKAIEEAEREGKTLDRPDLHVKLQPHSSTSTTPRLRQQRTTRPRPKTIHVDDASVDISEASSISSRGKKGSSSNLTGYGQLSSNSMKRDYYRGSQDSLTVKESPDDYPSTSSTPIGRRGSYKTSREPAGVERGRTLSRISVAKGSTLNFRGRKSNSLMNLCDSGLGRATPPRRAPSPGMGMGASGRHMPSPSGPGSLPPGLISKRRGFDDGSSDFSLTPNLNMEYSGPKLYKQPAAKSNRGIILNAVEYCVFPGVVNREAKQKVLEKIARSEAKHFLVLFRDAGCQFRALYSYQPETDQVTKLYGTGPSQVDEVMFDKFFKYNSGGKCFSQVHTKHLTVTIDAFTIHNSLWQGKRVQLPSKKDMALVI encoded by the exons ATGGATGTCGAAACACAGGAAATACGACAG GCTCGTCAACGTGCTTCCGTCAAGTGGCTGCTCTCGAAGGCCTTTAACAATCGCGTGCCAGACAACCTGAAGGAGCCCTTCTATCGCGACCATGAGAACCAGGAGCGCCTCAAGCCGCAGATCATCGTGGAGCTGGGCAATGCCACGCTCTACTGCCAGACGCTGTCCAATCTGTACTCAGATCCCAACTACCAAAGCATGAACCACTGGTCAATAATACAGACGCTAGCGCGCAAGGGAGTTCCCGTGGCGGAGACCTCGGACATGCCCATTACCGAAACGGTATTAATTCAAACGAATCCGCTGCGAATT AACGCCCACATGTCTGTGATAGAATCGCTGATGGTTTTGTATGCGAAGGAAATATCGTCGGGTGACCGCGTCATGGCGGCCATACGAAG AATATCTGGCAACAACTATCAGGCGCCTCCTGGCCAGTCCTATGAGCAAGCTCTGCTGGGCTGGATTTCGCATGCTTGCGCTGCTCTAAAGAAGCGCATTATCAAGGAGGTGGACGCTGGGCTGCCCGATGATAAT GGCTCTCGTCTGCAGACGCCGGACATACCGCCTGTGAGGGACTTCCAGGATCTGTGCGACGGCATCTGCTTGGCGCTGCTTATCTCGTACTATTGCCCCAAGGTGGTGCCGTGGACGAGTGTGCGGATTAATTATCTGCCGGCCGTCGAGGATTCGATTCATAACATCCTGCTGGTGTGCAACTTCTCGCAGAAGCATCTGCCCTACAGCGTGTTCCACATGACGCCCGAGGATGTGACCTATATGAGAGG ATCCATGAAACTGAATCTGGTACTGCTGCTCACGGATCTGTTCAATCTGTTCGAGATACACCCAGCCAAGTGCGTTTGCTACCCCGGCATGGATGGTCAGG CCTTTGTGGTGCACAAGTCGCGTGGCATCACCACACTCGCCTCCATGcactcgcagcagcagcagcagctccatcagcaacatcagcagcagcagcaacagcaacagcagcagcaataccAGCAGCACCCGTCCCACTCGCAGCTCCaaatccagcagcagcaggagcccTTGGTTCCGGCTCGCTTGCGCCAGGCTAAAGAAAAGACCAATGTCGAGTCGAAGGCGGACGAGAGAG GCGATTTTGTCGCTGCCGGTCGACCAAGTAACTGGGAACAGAGCCGCCGGCCCAGCTTTGCAG GACGTCGCTCACGCAGGAATTCCTCGAGTGAGGACTCCCAGCTGACCATTGAAAACTTTGGCGGCTCACAGGATCAGCTGAATACATTAGGACGCTACGAACGCGACAGGGAACGTAAGTTGTCCAACACCAGCGTGGGTGGTAGTGGCTATCCAGTGGAACCCGCCGTGGCCGTTCGATCCTCGATTGCCGATGCGCGGGGCACGTTGCAGCTGGGTTACGACACGGATTCGGGCTCTGAGAAGCAGGATCGCGAGACGGAAAAGTATTCGATGCGGCGGCAAGTCAG CGTGGACAATGTGCCCACTGTTTCGTCGCACAATCTTTCGAATGCGGGCAGCCCGTTGCCGGTGGCCAGGCACAAGCAACATTCCAGCGACAAAGACTACGGCAGCAACAGTGGGGTGACGATGACGCCGGATACGCCGTACAACGATACCCGTTCCACCAGTGGCTACGATCCGGAGAGCACGCCCGTGCGCAAATCCTCGACTAGCAGCATGCCAGCGAGTCCAGCTGCCTGGCAGTTGGATGTGGGTGACGATGATATGCGATCGCTGGAGAACGCCAGCAAGCTGTCCACCATACGGATGAAGCTGGAGGAGAAGCGGCGGCGCATAGAGCAGGACAAGCGCAAGATCGAGATGGCCTTGCTGCGACACCAGGAGAAG gAGGATTTGGAGTCGTGTCCGGATGTGATGAAATGGGAGACCATGAGCAACGAATCGAAGCGCACGCCCGACATGGATCCCGTTGACTTGGACAAGTACCAG CAAAGCATCGCCATCATGAACATGAATCTGCAGGACATTCAGCAGGACATCCACCGCCTGGCCACGCAGCAGAGTCAGATGCAGGCGCAGCACCTGCAGGCCCAGCAGCTGATGCAGGCTCAGCAGATAGCCAACATGCTGAACCAG CAGCAGACCTACGGGTCGCAGCAGCACCTGGCCGATCACCATTACCAGCAGCCGAGACCCATGCAGCAAAGCTTTGGCTCATCGCCGCATCTTCCGCAGGCCTACAACGCCCCAGTCAGTGCGTACAGTTCCCGTCCGCCCAGCCGCGATCcctaccagcagcagctccaccagcaacatcagcagcaacagccgaTGGCCATGCCCCAGTACGTCAACGAGCATGGGCAGTACATGTCGCCGCCGCAGCCCGCCCACTACATGCAGCAgcaaccgcagcagcagcaacagcagcagccgcagagCATCTACAGTGACAACGGGGCGGCGTACAACAACCACTCGCCCTACGGCGGAGGAGCTCCGCAGTATCGGAGCAGCGTGGTGTACGATGATTACGGGCAGCCCACCAATCACTTTTACCTGCACGAATCGTCGCCACAGCCGCAGgctcatccgcatccgcagcgGAGGACTTGGGCCCACTCCGCAGCAGCCGCCGCctacgagcagcagcagcagatccaGCAGCCTCTGGTGGATGTGAATGCCTGGCAGacgcagcagcatcagcagcagaagcagaaacagACCTGGATGAACAGGCCGCCCTCGAGTGTGGGCGCACCCAGTCCCGGCAGCTTTGTGCTGCATCAGAATGGAGGAGGAAATAACGGAGGAGGTGGCGAACTACAGCACCTGTTTCAGGTGCAGGCCTCGCCGCAGCACGCCCAGCGTCAGGTGAGCGGTTCGAATGGCGTGCAGCGCCAGCAATCGCTGACCAATTTGCGCGACAATCGATCGCCCAGGGCACCGCAACAAATGGGCATGCCGATGCAGCACGAGGACATGATGGCGCCGCAGAGCATTTGCTTCATCGGCGACGAGGAGGATGTGGATGAGCTGGAGCGCAACATCATTGAGTCCATGCAGTCGACGCGCATCTCCGACTTTgtgcaccagcagcagcagcaacatcaacagcaactccagcagcagcagcagcgattgCAGGGGCACAGCGGACGAGGCAGCAGCTCGGAGGATTACGACAGCGGGGAGATGATCTCCAACAAGCTGAACATCACCAGCGGCAACCTCACGTACCGCATACCCTCGCCCTCCCGTCCCTCCATCCAGGCCAACAGCTTCCAGGATCCCCGATCCCCAATGGCAGCGGCATCCGGCGAGGAGCCGCCCGAGAAGGGCTTCTACATCTCCTTCGACGACGAGCAGCCCAAGCGACCCAAGCCACCGCTGCGGGCCAAGCGATCGCCCAAAAAGGAGGCTCCGCCGGGTGGAAGGGACAGCGTGGATAACCAGGCGACCCTCAAACGTGAATCGCTAAGTCAGctgcacaacaacaacaacattggATTCGGCGGAGGTGAGGATGTGGTGAGCAGCAAGCCAGTGACCAGGCACAGCATCCACGGGCTGAGCAACTCCAACAGTGTCAAATCCCCCGGGAATGCCACCTACAACAAGTACACCGATGAGCCGCCCATCCAACTCCGCCAGCTGGCCGTTTCGGGAGCAGTTTCGCCGACTGGCAACGAACGCCGCCACTTGGAGGATGTGACCAATCAgacgcatcagcagcagcagcaacagccgaTGTCGCCCACGCGACTCCAGCAGAGCAGCAACAATGCGGAGGCGGCCAAAAACAAGGCGCTGGTCATCGGAGCAGATTCTACGAATTTGGATCCG GATTCTGTAGACGAGATGGAGCGGCGCAAGGAGAAGATCATGCTGCTGTCCCTGCAGCGTcgccagcagcaggaggaggccAAGGCGCGCAAGGAGATCGAGTCTTCCCAGAAGCGGGAAAAGGAGcgcgagaaggaggaggagcggtCGCGCAAGAAGGAAGAGCAAATAGCTCGGCGAGCGGCCATTTTGGAGCAGCACAGACTCAAGAAAGCCATCGAAGAGGCCGAGCGAGAG GGTAAAACCCTGGATCGGCCCGACTTGCATGTGAAACTGCAACCCCATTCATCCACCTCAACGACTCCGCGGCTGAGGCAGCAGCGCACCACGCGTCCCAGACCCAAGACGATCCACGTGGACGATGCCAGCGTGGACATCAGCGAGGCTTCGAGCATCTCTAGTCGGGGCAAGAAAGGCTCAAGCTCGAATCTAACCG GCTACGGTCAACTAAGCTCAAATTCAATGAAAAGAGATTACTACAGGGGCTCGCAAGACTCCCTCACTGTAAAAg AGTCACCCGATGATTATCCCAGTACAAGTTCAACTCCGATTGGACGACGGGGATCGTACAAAACTTCCAGAG AGCCAGCCGGCGTAGAAAGAGGCCGCACTCTGTCGCGTATCTCCGTCGCAAAGGGCAGCACGCTTAATTTCCGGGGCCGAAAGTCCAATTCGCTAATGAATCTGTGCG ATTCGGGACTGGGACGCGCCACTCCGCCGAGGCGTGCTCCGTCGcctggaatgggaatgggcgcTTCAGGTAGGCATATGCCATCTCCCTCCGGACCGGGCTCTTTGCCGCCAGGTTTGATATCGAAACGTCGCGGATTTGATGATGGATCCAGCGATTTCTCTTTAACTCCGAATTTGAACATGGAATATTCGG GTCCCAAACTCTATAAACAACCAGCGGCCAAATCGAATCGTGGGATCATCCTGAACGCCGTTGAATACTGCGTTTTTCCCGGCGTCGTCAACCGCGAGGCCAAACAGAAAGTGCTGGAGAAGATCGCGCGCTCGGAGGCGAAGCACTTCCTGGTACTCTTCCGGGATGCGGGCTGCCAGTTCCGCGCCCTCTACAGCTACCAGCCGGAAACGGACCAGGTGACCAAGCTGTATGGCACTGGGCCTAGTCAAGTCGACGAAGTGATGTTCGACAAGTTCTTCAA ATACAACTCAGGCGGCAAGTGCTTCTCGCAAGTGCACACAAAGCATCTGACGGTGACCATCGACGCCTTCACAATACACAATTCCCTGTGGCAGGGCAAGCGGGTGCAGTTGCCCAGCAAAAAGGACATGGCGCTGGTAATCTAA